In Lolium rigidum isolate FL_2022 chromosome 3, APGP_CSIRO_Lrig_0.1, whole genome shotgun sequence, the genomic window AAAACCGGAGAGCACAGAAATGAAAGATAGGCCAGAGTTCTCACAAGAGCAGTCTCTGGCACAGTGGATGCCAACACTGGACCAACAACCCTTCACAATAACAGACTAGGACCACACGCAGCAAGATTACGACGATTCTTTCTTCTCTGCCTCCGGTTCCTTCTTCGCTTCAGGTTCCTTCTTCTCCTCTGCAGCCTCTTCAAAGGTCGTTCCTGGGACGAGATCCGgaacatcatcatcgtcgtcctgaGCGGCACCAATGCTGGCCCCAGCATCAGCACCAGGCATCTGCTTCTGGAACTGCTCAGCAAGCCTCCGCAGGTTGTCCAAGTTATCAGGGCCTGCAAGTAAGGAACTTCCAAATGAGACATACTGCTATAAAGGCACATGCTCGGTTCACTCATGGTGCTATTCAAGCAGTACCAAGACATTTCACCAGAAATATAGGGAATAATTCTTTGACTAATGAAACAATGTAAAGAGTCATACCCAGTTGGTTGATAATCGTTGGCAGCAGATCTTGCAGCTCTGTAGAAGAAAGAGTCAAAGAAGAAATTTCAGTTATTCAAGTTCAAGAATGTGGAGTGCTCACAAAAGAACATATATGATAGAGCTGGAATTTAATACTCACTCcgattcaaattaattgactccactTTATCTAGATACTGAAAGTACCTAGATGCATAtgttgactagatacatctatatatatataaagtggagtcaattaatttgaattggagggagtagttTGGTTTGCCTCAACTTTTATTGCATGTGTAAATCAACTTACAAACAAACATGAATGAATTAAATATAGTAACTAATCCTGGAGAGTTTAGCTACGGTGCAATTTCGTGATATTGGCATTAGTAAACTGCAACCTGCCTTTGGAAACATAATCAATCTGATTTTGATGTACAAAAGTCATGCAATTTAAGTTGATACCATGTGCCGTCTACATTATAATATTTATTTATGTACCCATGAGGCATAAAAGTAGATGTAAAAGTCAAGTTCAGATCACTGCCAAAGCAGTTCACAAGGTGTATTTATGTTGCTCCAGGTAAAGAAGGCTGTTTAATCAAACAATTAAGCCATGAAGATTCTAAAGCAAGACTTACTTTTTGTCTGTGGTGTTCCACTGACCACCCATGTGTTTGCAGCAATGGATGCTTGCACTGCAGGAAACCAACAAATACCAATGTTAGAAGAAACACGTTGTGGGTGGATCCTTACTTCCGTAGAAGTACTGGTTTAACAAGGCAACGTTTCACCTTTGGGATTCTGAAACTGGATGACTACATCATCCTTGAAGATGTTGACCTCTTCAATACCAGGAATGGTGTTCACTCCTACTCTTTTCAAGGTGCTCTGAAGCCTCTTGTCATCAGTGGTCGTGGTCTTGTGAACCGCCTTCTTCTTCCTGCCACCAATAGTGGGAAACTAAGTATTAACTAGAGGAGAAATGCTTCATATATTTGTACTCATATTATGCTGATTTAAGAGTCCATTAAATGGATTTCGCTGACGGGTCAAATTAGAAATGTAAATCCAGCATGTTTGGATGATAATCAATATGCTAATATAGCTAGCACAGCTTCAAAGTTAGCAATTTTACAAGGATAGCTAGCAGAACCGGTTCACAGAGCGTCAACTAATAGATGTTAGCTGACATATCAATTTCAAAATGTGAAACAAGCATGTTTGGTTGATAATAAACAAGCTTAGCTAGCACGTTTCATATTAGGCATTTTTACACGGGATAGCTAGCAAAAATGATTCGCAGGGCAAGAGATATTCTTGGGAGGAAACGTTGTAAATAAGCTTAGCCAGAACTTTCCATATTATGCATTTTTTACACAGGGTAGCTAGCAAAGATGATTCACAGGTCACAAGATATTCGTTGTGAGGAAACATTTCATATCTGAAGCAAACGGCTTCCACAGGTAACAAAGTGAAGACAGAGAGAGAGCAAACCTGCGCACGCTGCCCTTGCCCCCGGTGCGCACGGCACCGGCCATCTTCTTCAGCTTGTCgacattcatctgcatgatacacGAGCGCTTGCTTTAATAACAGGGCATGCGAGCTGAAAGGGATCTTGCAGTGTTAGTCACTGACTATTCAGTCAAGCAGCGGCGTCCTGGCGCGGCTGCGAGCAGCGGGCGATTCCTCGCTAACCTAACGACCGAACCAACCTGAGACGACACGGGACGACATCAGAGCAGCTAAATCTAATCTCGCTCCTCCCCTTCCTGCCGGTCAGACCCCCTCCGGCGAATCGAGCGTAAGCCATGGACGGAGCAAAACACATCTACCACAACAACCCAAAACTAAAGAATCCACAAGATCGGCCACACCATTCGTATCCATCCCAATCGATCCACCCACCCGCGACGAGATCGAATTAAAAGCTGCGGTAACCGAGCGCGGCGCAACTTGGCggagagagaggaagaggagatGGGCGCGGCGGCTCACCTTGGGCaggcgacgtcggcggcggcggtggcggtggcggcggcgggcagggGAAAGGGGATTAGTAGGAGTAGATAGGGCTCTGGAGGCCAACCACTCTTGCTTTTCTTCGCTCGGCGTTAGGGTTTTAACAACCGCGGGATCGATCCTGGCCGTCCGATCTGTAGGCGCGCGCGCACGGGGAGGTGTGAGGTTCCATGTTGTCACGTGTCCTCAACCCAAGAGTTGTACAAAGTTCAGTTGAAAAAAAAAGAGTTGT contains:
- the LOC124701202 gene encoding nascent polypeptide-associated complex subunit beta-like, whose protein sequence is MNVDKLKKMAGAVRTGGKGSVRRKKKAVHKTTTTDDKRLQSTLKRVGVNTIPGIEEVNIFKDDVVIQFQNPKVQASIAANTWVVSGTPQTKKLQDLLPTIINQLGPDNLDNLRRLAEQFQKQMPGADAGASIGAAQDDDDDVPDLVPGTTFEEAAEEKKEPEAKKEPEAEKKESS